In Bacteroidales bacterium, a single genomic region encodes these proteins:
- a CDS encoding amidohydrolase yields the protein MTKEIINSIANEIFSEVVEHRRFFHKNPELSCNEKNTAAHICSVLDKWGIPYKSNIGGYGIVAIIEGQNKGKCVALRADMDALSIQEENDVEYKSCNAGVMHACGHDAHMASLLGTAYILKKQKNDFNGTFKLIFQPSEEALPGGALKMINSDVLENPHVDAIIAQHVIPNLHTGKVGFRSGAYMASTDEIYITVNGRGGHGATQELNIDPVVIIAQILIALQQISSRFAKPATPTVLSFGRMIADGQTNIIPDKAILEGTFRTFDEDWRKKAHKLIEDISKNTAAGFGATCDVKIKHGYPFIFNNEEITALAKTAATEFLGKENVVDMPIRMTADDFAYFLQKTPGIFYRLGITNPETNQPSANQHTSKFDIDENALFTGMTYMSYLALTLLKNLNDKK from the coding sequence ATGACAAAAGAAATTATCAATTCCATAGCAAATGAAATATTTTCTGAAGTTGTAGAACACAGAAGGTTTTTCCATAAGAACCCAGAACTGTCTTGCAACGAAAAAAACACAGCAGCCCATATATGCTCAGTGCTAGATAAATGGGGTATTCCATACAAATCAAATATTGGCGGATACGGAATTGTTGCTATAATTGAAGGACAAAACAAAGGTAAATGCGTTGCTCTAAGAGCAGACATGGACGCACTAAGCATACAAGAAGAAAATGATGTAGAATATAAAAGCTGCAACGCCGGCGTTATGCACGCTTGCGGGCACGACGCACACATGGCTTCATTGCTAGGAACCGCATATATTCTAAAAAAGCAGAAAAACGATTTTAACGGCACTTTCAAATTAATTTTCCAACCATCTGAGGAAGCGCTTCCCGGAGGTGCCTTAAAAATGATAAATTCCGATGTCCTTGAAAACCCGCATGTTGACGCAATTATAGCACAGCATGTTATCCCAAACTTGCATACAGGGAAAGTCGGTTTTCGCTCCGGAGCATATATGGCTTCAACTGACGAAATTTATATAACAGTAAATGGTCGCGGAGGACACGGTGCCACACAAGAACTAAACATTGACCCCGTTGTTATTATCGCTCAAATTCTTATAGCACTTCAGCAAATTTCCAGCAGATTTGCTAAACCCGCTACACCAACTGTTCTTTCTTTTGGAAGAATGATTGCAGACGGTCAAACAAACATCATCCCTGACAAAGCAATATTAGAAGGGACTTTCAGAACATTTGACGAAGATTGGAGAAAAAAAGCACACAAACTAATAGAAGATATTTCTAAAAACACTGCTGCGGGTTTTGGAGCCACTTGCGATGTAAAAATAAAACATGGCTATCCATTTATTTTCAACAACGAAGAAATTACAGCACTCGCTAAAACCGCTGCCACAGAATTTCTTGGCAAAGAAAATGTTGTTGACATGCCAATACGCATGACCGCAGACGATTTTGCATATTTTTTACAAAAAACTCCGGGCATTTTTTACAGATTAGGCATAACAAATCCTGAAACAAACCAGCCATCAGCAAATCAGCATACTTCAAAATTTGACATTGACGAAAATGCACTGTTTACGGGAATGACATATATGTCCTATCTCGCCCTCACATTACTCAAAAACTTAAACGATAAGAAATGA